Genomic window (Planococcus sp. MSAK28401):
CTGCCGAGCATGATGACGCGGTCTTTCAATAGGCGGGAGTAAATGTCGTATGCACGTTCGCCTCTGCTTGTCTGTTCGATTACTGTAGGGATTAAATTCATGGATTATTTCCTCCTTCAGGTAAATGTAAGTGCTGCTGAAACACCGTTCAGCCGTACATTCATCATACACACCATGGTCAATGAAGGTCAAATCTAACGAATTGAAAATAGGCGCTTGAAATAAGAAGAAAGCTTTTGTATAATAGAAAAGTCGCGAACAACATTTGCCCTCGTAGTGTAAAGGATAACACGTAAGATTCCGGTTCTTGAGATGGGGGTTCGATTCCCTCCGAGGGTGTAAAAAATAAAAAACCGCACAGCCTGCCAAAGGCTGTGCGGTTTTTTTATTGAATCTTTTTAGCCCCTGAAACGTAGAATCAGGTGTATTGGGTTTCAAGGAACAAGCTGTCAGGGAAAACAAATAATATTATTGTAAAAGAAAAGGAGACGGGAAAATGAAAAAATTACTTATTCCATTGCTACTGGTGATTGGGCTGATCGTCATTGCCATCGCCGTATTCGGTTCAAGTTATAATAGTTTTGTTCAATTGGAAGAAGACGTCAATCAATCGTACGCGCAACTGGAAAGCCAATTGCAGCGTAGGCTTGATTTAATCCCGAACTTGGTCGAGACGGTAAAAGGTTTTGCTGACCAGGAACAAGAGGTCATCGATAGTGTCACGGAAGCCCGTTCAAGCATGGCGAATGCCGGATCGGTTGAAGAGCAGGCAGAGGCAGACGCCGAATTGAGCGGTGCGCTTAGCCGCTTGCTGGTCGTCGTCGAGAACTATCCGGAAATCCGCTCGAGTGAGAATTTCCAGCAATTATCCGATGAACTGGCCGGAACAGAAAACCGGATCGCCGTCGCCCGCCAAGACTATAATGGCTCGGTGACAGAGTTCAACCGGGAAGTCCGCAGTTTCCCAGGCAATATGGTGGC
Coding sequences:
- a CDS encoding LemA family protein gives rise to the protein MKKLLIPLLLVIGLIVIAIAVFGSSYNSFVQLEEDVNQSYAQLESQLQRRLDLIPNLVETVKGFADQEQEVIDSVTEARSSMANAGSVEEQAEADAELSGALSRLLVVVENYPEIRSSENFQQLSDELAGTENRIAVARQDYNGSVTEFNREVRSFPGNMVAGIFGFDEKEYFEADAGAEDAPDVDFGTDEE